In Aegilops tauschii subsp. strangulata cultivar AL8/78 chromosome 3, Aet v6.0, whole genome shotgun sequence, one genomic interval encodes:
- the LOC109783889 gene encoding uncharacterized protein isoform X1 produces MATWEGRGDQERRIDGNDKRPPSWESEQVWQNDIDLLKPSAGLEKLNSFLMFLGALLNLVEGGGGDWWCEADPPQGLPHAATLSCRSLLAFAQAGTGAADRPLISDGQHGNAGGEANTYWEVLKI; encoded by the exons ATGGCGACGTGGGAAGGGCGTGGCGACCAGGAGCGGCGCATCGACGGCAACGACAAGCGACCGCCGAG TTGGGAATCGGAGCAGGTGTGGCAGAACGACATCGACCTCCTCAAGCCGTCGGCGGGTCTAGAGAAGCTCAACTCATTCCTCATG TTTTTAGGTGCGCTGTTAAACCTTGTCGAGGGAGGCGGTGGCGACTGGTGGTGCGAAGCTGATCCTCCACAAGGGCTTCCCCATGCTGCTACGCTCTCCTGTCGGTCTCTTCTTGCCTTCGCTCAGGCAGGCACTGGCGCGGCTGACCGGCCGTTAATCAGCGACGGACAACATGGCAACGCAG GGGGTGAAGCAAACACTTATTGGGAGGTACTCAAAATTTGA
- the LOC109783889 gene encoding uncharacterized protein isoform X2: protein MATWEGRGDQERRIDGNDKRPPSWESEQVWQNDIDLLKPSAGLEKLNSFLMFLGALLNLVEGGGGDWWCEADPPQGLPHAATLSCRSLLAFAQAGTGAADRPLISDGQHGNAGGEANTYWENYFCGELECDVFSRATVINQGGHRSISSLTSTS from the exons ATGGCGACGTGGGAAGGGCGTGGCGACCAGGAGCGGCGCATCGACGGCAACGACAAGCGACCGCCGAG TTGGGAATCGGAGCAGGTGTGGCAGAACGACATCGACCTCCTCAAGCCGTCGGCGGGTCTAGAGAAGCTCAACTCATTCCTCATG TTTTTAGGTGCGCTGTTAAACCTTGTCGAGGGAGGCGGTGGCGACTGGTGGTGCGAAGCTGATCCTCCACAAGGGCTTCCCCATGCTGCTACGCTCTCCTGTCGGTCTCTTCTTGCCTTCGCTCAGGCAGGCACTGGCGCGGCTGACCGGCCGTTAATCAGCGACGGACAACATGGCAACGCAG GGGGTGAAGCAAACACTTATTGGGAG AATTACTTTTGCGGTGAGCTGGAGTGTGACGTCTTCTCACGGGCTACTGTCATCAATCAAGGTGGTCATCGGTCGATATCAAGCTTGACGAGTACTTCCTGA